In Canis lupus dingo isolate Sandy chromosome 1, ASM325472v2, whole genome shotgun sequence, a single genomic region encodes these proteins:
- the PAF1 gene encoding RNA polymerase II-associated factor 1 homolog has protein sequence MAPTIQTQAQREDGHRPNSHRTLPERSGVVCRVKYCNSLPDIPFDPKFITYPFDQNRFVQYKATSLEKQHKHDLLTEPDLGVTIDLINPDTYRIDPNVLLDPADEKLLEEEIQAPTSSKRSQQHAKVVPWMRKTEYISTEFNRYGISNEKPEVKIGVSVKQQFTEEEIYKDRDSQITAIEKTFEDAQKSISQHYSKPRVTPVEVMPVFPDFKMWINPCAQVIFDSDPAPKDTSGAAALEMMSQAMIRGMMDEEGNQFVAYFLPVEETLKKRKRDQEEEMDYAPDDVYDYKIAREYNWNVKNKASKGYEENYFFIFREGDGVYYNELETRVRLSKRRAKAGVQSGTNALLVVKHRDMNEKELEAQEARKAQLENHEPEEEEEEEMETEEKEAGGSDEEREKGSSSEKEGSEDERSGSESEREEGDRDEASDKSGSGEDESSEDEARAARDKEEIFGSDADSEDDADSDDEDRGQARGSDNDSDSGSDGGGQRSRSRSASPFPSGSEHSAQEDGSEAAASDSSEADSDSD, from the exons ATGGCGCCCACCATTCAGACTCAGGCCCAGCGGGAGGATGGCCACAG GCCCAATTCTCACCGGACTCTGCCGGAGAG GTCCGGAGTGGTCTGCCGAGTCAAGTACTGCAACAGCCTCCCTGACATCCCCTTCGACCCGAAGTTCATCACCTACCCCTTTGACCAGAACAG GTTTGTCCAGTATAAAGCGACTTCCTTGGAAAAACAACACAAGCACGACCTCCTCACTGAGCCAGACCTGGGGGTCACCATTGACCTTATCAACCCGGATACCTACCGCATCGACCCCAATG TACTCCTCGATCCCGCTGATGAGAAGCTTTTGGAAGAAGAGATTCAGGCCCCTACAAGCTCCAAAAG ATCCCAGCAGCATGCGAAGGTGGTGCCATGGATGCGGAAGACTGAGTACATCTCCACTGAGTTCAACCGTTATGGCATCTCCAATGAGAAGCCTGAGGTCAA GATTGGGGTTTCTGTGAAGCAACAGTTCACGGAGGAAGAAATTTACAAAGACAGGGATAGCCAGATCACAGCTATTGAGAAAACTTTTGAAGATGCCCAGAAGTCG ATCTCCCAGCATTACAGCAAGCCCCGAGTGACACCGGTGGAGGTCATGCCTGTCTTCCCAGACTTTAAG ATGTGGATCAACCCATGTGCTCAGGTCATTTTTGACTCAGACCCAGCCCCCAAGGACACGAGTGGTGCAGCTGCATTGGAGATGATGTCTCAGGCCATGATCAG AGGCATGATGGATGAGGAAGGGAACCAGTTTGTGGCTTATTTCCTGCCTGTGGAGGAGACACTGAAGAAACGAAAGCGGGaccaggaggaggagatggaCTATGCACCGGATGATGT GTATGACTACAAGATTGCCCGGGAGTACAACTGGAATGTGAAGAACAAAGCTAGCAAGGGCTATGAGGAGAACTACTTCTTCATCTTCCGGGAGGGTGATGGGGTTTACTACAATGAACTGGAGACCAG GGTCCGTCTGAGTAAACGCCGGGCAAAGGCTGGGGTTCAGTCCGGTACTAATGCCCTGCTTGTGGTCAAACACCGGGACATGAATGAGAAGGAATTAGAAGCCCAG GAGGCACGGAAGGCCCAGTTGGAGAACCACGAACccgaagaagaagaggaagaagagatggaGACGGAAGAGAAAGAAGCTGGGGGCTCAG atgaggaacgcGAGAAAGGCAGCAGCAGTGAGAAGGAAGGCAGTGAGGATGAGCGCTCAGGCAGTGAGAGTGAACGCGAAGAGGGTGACAGGGACGAGGCGAGTGACAAGAGTGGTAGCGGCGAGGATGAGAGCAGTGAAGATGAGGCCCGGGCTGCTAGGGACAAAGAGGAGATCTTTGGCAGTGATGCAGATTCAGAAGACGATGCGGATTCTGATGACGAGGACAGAGGCCAAGCCCGTGGCAGTGACAACGATTCGGACAGTGGCAGTGATGGGGGTGGCCAGCGGAGCCGGAGCCGCAGCGCCAGTCCCTTCCCCAGTGGCAGTGAGCACTCCGCCCAGGAGGATGGCAGTGAAGCTGCAGCTTCTGATTCCAGTGAAGCTGACAGTGACAGTGACTGA